In one Polaribacter sp. ALD11 genomic region, the following are encoded:
- the ilvN gene encoding acetolactate synthase small subunit, which yields MSTEKQLYTISVYTENNIGLLNRISAIFQRRHINIESLNTSPSEIEGVSRFTIVINMTEENIKKIIGQVEKQVEVIKAYYHNDNEIIYQESCIFKMRSDLLFDEREIQNIIKESNARIVTVNKEFFVIEKSGKKEEIELLYRELSNFGIMQFTRSGRISVTKEEMKISTMLETYNN from the coding sequence ATGAGTACAGAAAAACAATTATATACCATATCAGTTTATACTGAAAATAATATTGGATTGTTGAATAGAATATCGGCAATTTTCCAAAGAAGACACATTAATATAGAGAGTTTAAATACGTCTCCATCAGAAATTGAAGGCGTTTCTAGATTTACTATTGTGATAAATATGACCGAAGAAAATATTAAAAAAATTATTGGTCAGGTAGAAAAGCAAGTAGAGGTTATAAAAGCGTATTATCATAATGATAATGAAATAATTTATCAAGAATCTTGTATTTTTAAAATGAGATCAGATTTACTTTTTGATGAACGCGAAATTCAGAATATAATTAAAGAGAGTAACGCAAGAATAGTTACCGTAAATAAAGAATTTTTTGTGATTGAAAAATCAGGCAAAAAAGAAGAAATAGAATTGCTTTATAGAGAATTAAGTAACTTTGGAATTATGCAATTTACACGTTCTGGTCGTATTTCTGTTACCAAAGAAGAAATGAAAATATCAACAATGTTAGAAACATACAACAACTAA
- the rimP gene encoding ribosome assembly cofactor RimP, protein MNQTTVKDLVDEALALNESLYLIEFSISENNKIQVVVDGDNGVPLSECIRISRNVDGNLDKEVEDYSLEVTTPDIAHPLKVKRQYIKNINRTLKVKTAEEELEGTLIAADEDKIILQWKAREPKPIGKGKVTVDKTATLEYKEIKEAKVKIVF, encoded by the coding sequence ATGAATCAAACAACAGTTAAAGACTTAGTAGACGAAGCATTGGCACTTAACGAGTCATTGTATCTTATAGAATTTTCAATATCTGAAAACAACAAAATTCAAGTTGTTGTAGATGGAGATAATGGTGTTCCTTTAAGCGAATGTATCCGCATTAGTCGAAATGTAGACGGTAATTTAGATAAAGAAGTAGAAGATTACTCTTTAGAAGTTACAACACCAGATATTGCACATCCATTAAAGGTGAAAAGGCAATATATTAAGAATATTAATAGAACTCTTAAAGTAAAAACTGCAGAAGAAGAATTAGAAGGTACTTTAATAGCAGCGGATGAAGATAAAATTATCTTACAGTGGAAGGCAAGAGAGCCTAAGCCAATTGGTAAAGGAAAGGTTACTGTAGATAAAACAGCAACTTTAGAGTATAAGGAGATTAAAGAAGCAAAAGTGAAAATTGTATTTTAA
- a CDS encoding universal stress protein, which produces MKKILVPIDFSKPSEYAAKMAAKIAKKTNATVYLIHLIELPSGVIDMGSGSKFSIPESMLYLRKTREKVLEFKKSFFSEDIIVEYFIKLNNPFEGIKKYAEKINADLIIMGSKGHSEFEEIMIGSNTEKMVRSSKTPVIIVKIDDKKLKLNNLVFASNFKKENKEVFRKFLDFANAFDSKILLLKINTPARFESTFDAKQKVKDFIKEYNLPKYSINIYSDTSVEKGILNFSREKKADLIALSTHGRSGISHLFTGSVTKNLSKKALKPMFTVRV; this is translated from the coding sequence ATGAAAAAAATTCTTGTTCCAATCGACTTTTCTAAACCGTCTGAATACGCTGCTAAAATGGCTGCTAAAATTGCAAAAAAAACCAATGCTACTGTGTATCTTATACATTTGATAGAACTTCCTTCTGGAGTTATAGATATGGGTTCTGGCAGTAAATTTAGCATCCCAGAAAGTATGTTGTATTTAAGAAAAACACGTGAAAAAGTTTTAGAATTTAAAAAAAGTTTTTTTTCTGAAGATATTATTGTTGAATATTTTATAAAATTGAACAACCCGTTTGAAGGTATAAAAAAATATGCCGAGAAAATTAATGCAGATTTGATAATTATGGGATCTAAAGGACATTCTGAATTTGAAGAAATTATGATTGGTTCTAACACAGAAAAAATGGTAAGAAGCTCTAAGACTCCAGTTATCATAGTAAAAATAGACGACAAAAAACTCAAATTAAACAACTTAGTTTTTGCTTCTAACTTCAAAAAAGAGAATAAAGAAGTTTTTAGAAAATTCCTAGATTTTGCTAATGCTTTTGATAGTAAAATTCTTTTATTAAAGATAAATACACCCGCTAGATTCGAGAGTACTTTTGATGCAAAACAAAAAGTAAAAGATTTTATAAAAGAATACAACTTACCAAAATATTCTATAAATATTTACAGCGATACTTCTGTAGAAAAAGGTATTTTAAACTTCTCTAGAGAGAAAAAAGCAGATCTAATTGCATTGAGCACGCATGGTAGAAGTGGCATATCTCACTTATTTACAGGAAGTGTTACCAAAAATTTATCTAAAAAAGCTTTAAAACCAATGTTTACAGTAAGGGTTTAA
- the ilvA gene encoding threonine ammonia-lyase IlvA — translation MQIKQNYYPSLEDVKAASKNLKNVISETPLSKNFNLSKELSANILFKREDLQVVRSYKIRGAYNKMSSLNVDEKQRGIVCASAGNHAQGVALSCKLLQIKGTIFMPSPTPNQKIDQVKMFGEDYIDVVIEGDTFDDAFNAATLECNAKEKTFIHPFNDEKVIEGQATVGLEILNQTEEKIDYVFVPIGGGGLSAGLSSVFKYLSPETKIIGVEPEGAASMQVSIKNKKNTTLEKIDSFVDGAAVKKVGDLNFAICQQNLTAVITVPEGKICQTILDLYNKDAIVVEPAGALSIAALDFFADEIKGKNVVCVVSGSNNDITRTAEIKERALLYANLKHYFIIKFPQRAGALKEFVAEILGPNDDITHFEYAKKTNRENGAAVVGLELKSSKDLAPLIKRMKDRNFYGEYLNDKPVLFEFLV, via the coding sequence ATGCAAATAAAACAAAATTATTACCCAAGTTTAGAAGATGTAAAAGCGGCTTCTAAAAACTTAAAAAATGTTATTTCTGAAACACCTTTAAGTAAAAACTTCAACCTATCAAAAGAGCTATCCGCAAATATTTTGTTCAAGAGAGAAGACTTGCAAGTAGTGCGTTCTTACAAAATTAGAGGAGCATATAATAAAATGTCTTCTTTAAATGTTGATGAAAAACAGCGAGGAATTGTTTGTGCAAGTGCAGGAAATCATGCGCAAGGTGTTGCGTTGTCTTGTAAATTATTACAAATAAAAGGAACTATCTTTATGCCTTCGCCAACACCAAATCAGAAAATTGACCAAGTAAAAATGTTTGGTGAAGATTATATTGATGTGGTTATTGAAGGTGATACTTTTGATGATGCTTTTAATGCTGCAACATTAGAATGTAATGCAAAAGAAAAAACTTTTATTCATCCTTTTAATGACGAAAAAGTAATTGAAGGGCAAGCAACAGTTGGTCTAGAAATCCTAAATCAAACAGAAGAGAAAATAGATTATGTTTTTGTGCCTATTGGCGGTGGTGGTTTGTCTGCAGGATTGTCATCGGTTTTTAAATACTTATCACCAGAAACAAAAATAATTGGTGTAGAGCCAGAAGGAGCGGCTTCTATGCAAGTATCCATCAAAAATAAAAAAAATACAACTTTAGAAAAAATAGATTCTTTTGTAGATGGTGCAGCTGTTAAGAAGGTAGGAGATTTAAATTTTGCTATTTGTCAGCAAAACTTAACAGCGGTAATAACAGTTCCAGAAGGTAAAATTTGTCAGACCATTTTAGATTTATACAATAAAGATGCAATAGTTGTAGAGCCTGCAGGAGCTTTAAGTATTGCTGCGTTAGATTTTTTTGCTGATGAAATTAAAGGAAAAAATGTGGTTTGTGTAGTTAGTGGAAGTAATAATGACATTACAAGAACTGCGGAAATTAAAGAGCGTGCTTTATTGTATGCAAATTTAAAACACTACTTTATTATAAAGTTTCCACAAAGAGCAGGTGCTTTAAAGGAGTTTGTAGCAGAAATATTAGGACCGAATGATGATATCACTCATTTTGAATACGCAAAAAAAACAAATCGAGAGAATGGAGCAGCAGTAGTTGGTTTGGAATTAAAATCATCAAAAGATTTAGCGCCATTAATTAAAAGAATGAAAGATCGAAATTTCTACGGAGAATATTTAAATGACAAACCAGTATTGTTTGAGTTTTTGGTGTAA
- the ilvC gene encoding ketol-acid reductoisomerase: protein MSNYFNTLTLREKLEQLGKCRFMDASEFEDGVSALKGKKIVIVGCGAQGLNQGLNMRDSGLDISYALRQAAIDQKRESFLNASSNGFTVGTYEELLPSADLVINLTPDKQHTNVVKTVMPLMKKGATLSYSHGFNIVEEGMQIRKDLTVIMVAPKCPGSEVREEYKRGFGVPTLTAVHPENDPEGKGWAQAKAYAVATGGNRAGVLESSFVAEVKSDLMGEQTILCGLLQTGAILSFDKMVAEGIEPSYAAKLIQYGWETVTEALKHGGITNMMDRLSNPAKVEAFRISEELKEIMRPLFQKHMDDIMTGHFSKTMMEDWANDDKNLLTWRAATGDTAFEKQQITEQEISEQEYFDHGTLLVAFVRAGVELAFEAMTDSGIIAASAYYESLHETPLIANTIARKKLYEMNRVISDTAEYGCYLFDHACKPLLTDFMKNIKTDVIGKKFTDSNDVDNQELIRINAIIRNHPVEKVGARLRASMTAMKVIKSA, encoded by the coding sequence ATGTCAAATTATTTTAACACATTAACATTAAGAGAAAAATTAGAACAATTAGGTAAATGTCGTTTTATGGATGCTTCAGAATTTGAAGACGGTGTAAGCGCATTGAAAGGGAAGAAAATTGTTATTGTAGGTTGTGGAGCTCAAGGTCTAAACCAAGGTTTAAATATGAGAGATTCTGGGTTAGATATTTCTTATGCATTAAGACAAGCAGCAATAGATCAAAAAAGGGAGTCGTTTTTAAATGCTTCTTCAAACGGATTTACAGTGGGAACTTATGAAGAATTATTGCCAAGTGCAGATTTGGTAATCAATTTAACGCCAGATAAACAGCACACAAATGTTGTAAAAACAGTAATGCCTTTAATGAAGAAAGGAGCAACATTATCTTATTCTCATGGTTTTAATATTGTTGAAGAAGGAATGCAAATTCGTAAAGATTTAACCGTAATTATGGTGGCACCAAAATGCCCAGGTTCTGAGGTTAGAGAAGAATATAAAAGAGGGTTTGGTGTGCCAACATTAACGGCAGTTCACCCAGAAAATGACCCAGAAGGAAAAGGTTGGGCACAAGCAAAAGCATATGCAGTTGCAACTGGAGGTAACAGAGCAGGAGTTTTAGAATCTTCTTTTGTTGCAGAGGTAAAGTCCGATTTAATGGGAGAACAAACTATTTTATGTGGTTTGTTACAAACAGGTGCAATTTTGTCTTTTGATAAAATGGTAGCGGAAGGAATTGAACCAAGTTATGCGGCTAAATTAATTCAATATGGTTGGGAAACGGTAACAGAAGCTTTAAAGCACGGTGGAATAACGAACATGATGGACAGATTGTCTAATCCTGCAAAAGTAGAAGCTTTTAGAATTTCTGAAGAATTAAAAGAAATTATGCGTCCGTTGTTTCAAAAACACATGGATGATATTATGACAGGTCATTTCTCTAAAACCATGATGGAAGATTGGGCAAATGATGATAAAAACTTATTAACTTGGAGAGCTGCAACAGGAGATACTGCGTTTGAAAAACAACAGATTACAGAACAAGAAATTTCTGAACAAGAATATTTCGACCACGGAACTTTATTAGTTGCTTTTGTAAGAGCTGGTGTAGAATTGGCTTTTGAAGCAATGACAGATTCAGGAATTATAGCGGCTTCTGCATATTATGAATCTTTACATGAGACACCATTAATAGCAAACACCATTGCGCGTAAAAAATTATATGAAATGAATCGTGTAATTTCTGATACTGCAGAATATGGTTGTTATTTATTTGACCATGCTTGTAAACCTTTATTAACAGATTTTATGAAGAACATAAAAACAGATGTTATTGGGAAGAAATTTACAGATTCTAATGATGTTGATAATCAAGAATTAATTAGAATTAATGCGATTATTAGAAATCATCCTGTAGAAAAAGTTGGTGCAAGATTAAGAGCATCTATGACAGCAATGAAAGTGATAAAATCGGCATAA
- a CDS encoding NADP-dependent glyceraldehyde-3-phosphate dehydrogenase has translation MKNTFKEIPNEYKITSLVNQNTYLVDGELKEWKGENAQVYSTISSTKEYKPTLLGTVPNLTESEAIEALNAASKAYGRGQGLWPTMKVEGRIAAMEKFVVQMKTKREEIVKLLMWEIGKALSDSEKEFDRTIEYIYDTIEDYKQMDRDSAKFEKNSGVHAHIRRGPLGVVLCLGPYNYPLNETFALLIPALIMGNTTVFKPAKHGVLLLTPLLEAFQTSFPAGVVNIIYGRGRTLATPIMKTGKVDVLALIGNSKSANAIQANHPQKNRLRLVLGLEAKNPGIVLPDADLDLAINECLAGAMSFNGQRCTALKILYVHEDVVAEFNKRFAAKVDALKFGNPWEDGVKLTPLPEPGKLAYIQELIDDATEKGAEVINKKGGETSENYIFPAVLYPVSKDSRVFEEEQFGPVTPIVSFKDIQEPLDDMAASNYGQQVSVFGSDVKTLAPLIDTLVNLVCRVNLNSAAQRGPDVYPFTGRKDSAVATLSVHDALRSFSIRTFLAAKDTDYNNAILQELLDKKTSNFISTDYIL, from the coding sequence ATGAAGAATACATTTAAAGAAATTCCGAACGAATATAAAATTACTTCACTTGTTAACCAAAATACGTATTTAGTTGATGGAGAATTAAAAGAGTGGAAAGGTGAAAACGCTCAAGTTTATTCAACAATTTCATCAACTAAAGAATATAAGCCAACCTTGTTAGGTACGGTTCCTAATTTAACAGAAAGTGAAGCTATTGAAGCTTTAAATGCAGCATCTAAAGCTTATGGTAGAGGGCAAGGTTTATGGCCAACGATGAAAGTTGAAGGTAGAATTGCTGCAATGGAGAAGTTTGTGGTACAAATGAAAACCAAAAGGGAAGAGATTGTAAAATTACTGATGTGGGAAATTGGTAAAGCTTTGTCAGACTCAGAGAAAGAATTCGATAGAACAATTGAATATATTTACGACACCATTGAGGATTACAAGCAAATGGACAGAGATTCTGCTAAGTTTGAAAAAAACAGTGGAGTTCATGCGCACATTAGAAGAGGTCCTTTAGGAGTTGTTTTGTGTTTAGGACCCTATAATTATCCTTTAAATGAAACTTTTGCGTTGTTAATTCCTGCTTTAATTATGGGGAATACAACTGTTTTTAAGCCAGCAAAACACGGTGTTTTATTATTAACACCATTACTAGAAGCGTTTCAAACTAGCTTTCCTGCTGGTGTTGTAAATATCATTTATGGTAGAGGAAGAACTTTAGCAACACCAATTATGAAAACGGGTAAAGTTGATGTTTTAGCGTTGATAGGAAACAGTAAATCTGCAAATGCAATTCAAGCAAATCATCCGCAGAAAAATAGATTGCGTTTAGTTTTAGGTTTAGAGGCTAAAAACCCAGGAATTGTTTTGCCAGATGCAGATTTAGACTTAGCAATTAATGAATGTCTAGCTGGTGCAATGTCTTTTAACGGACAACGTTGTACGGCTTTAAAAATATTATACGTTCACGAAGATGTTGTAGCTGAATTTAATAAACGTTTTGCAGCAAAAGTTGATGCACTAAAATTTGGAAACCCTTGGGAAGACGGTGTGAAATTAACACCATTACCAGAACCAGGGAAATTAGCATACATTCAAGAATTAATTGACGACGCTACTGAAAAGGGAGCGGAAGTTATTAATAAAAAAGGAGGAGAAACGTCAGAAAATTATATTTTTCCAGCAGTTTTATATCCGGTTTCTAAAGATTCTAGAGTTTTTGAAGAGGAACAATTTGGTCCAGTAACACCAATAGTTTCGTTTAAAGACATTCAAGAGCCTTTAGATGATATGGCGGCCTCTAATTACGGACAGCAAGTAAGTGTTTTTGGTAGTGATGTGAAAACCTTAGCGCCTTTAATTGATACACTTGTAAACTTGGTTTGTAGAGTAAACTTAAATAGTGCTGCGCAACGTGGGCCAGATGTGTATCCGTTTACAGGAAGAAAAGATTCTGCAGTGGCTACTCTAAGTGTGCATGATGCTTTGCGTTCTTTCTCTATTAGAACCTTTTTGGCAGCTAAAGATACCGATTATAACAATGCCATTTTACAAGAATTATTAGACAAAAAGACTTCTAATTTTATTAGTACAGATTATATTTTGTAG
- the nusA gene encoding transcription termination factor NusA, with the protein MENIALIDSFSEFKDNKSIDRVTLMSILEEVFRATLKRKFGSDDNFDIIINPDKGDLEIWRNRVVVADGFSEDDNEEIELAEARLIEPDFEIGEDVSEEVKLIDLGRRAILALRQNLISKIYEHDSTNIFKHFKELEGELYSAEVHHIRHNAIILLDDDGNEIVLPKSEQIRSDFFRKGDSVRGVIKTVELRGNKPAIILSRTAPAFLNKLFEQEIPEVFDGLITVERVARIPGEKAKVAVDSYDDRIDPVGACVGVKGSRIHGIVRELGNENIDVINYTKNEQLFISRALSPAKVTSMEIEMYEEERNGKKGRVSVLLKPEEVSKAIGRGGVNIRLASELTGYEIDVKREGLEEEDVELTEFGDEIEPWVIKEFKNIGLDTARSVLEASVEELVKRTDLEEETILDVQRILKEEFEE; encoded by the coding sequence ATGGAGAATATAGCATTAATTGATTCGTTTTCAGAATTTAAAGATAATAAGAGTATAGACAGAGTAACATTAATGTCTATTTTAGAAGAAGTATTTAGAGCTACTTTAAAACGTAAGTTTGGTTCAGATGATAATTTTGATATTATTATTAACCCAGATAAAGGAGATTTAGAAATTTGGAGAAATAGAGTTGTTGTTGCAGATGGTTTTTCTGAGGATGATAATGAAGAAATTGAACTAGCAGAAGCAAGATTAATTGAGCCAGATTTTGAAATTGGTGAAGATGTTTCTGAAGAGGTGAAATTGATTGATTTAGGAAGAAGAGCTATTTTAGCATTGCGTCAAAACTTAATTTCAAAAATTTACGAACACGATAGCACAAACATATTTAAGCATTTCAAAGAATTAGAAGGCGAATTATACAGTGCAGAAGTGCATCATATACGCCATAATGCAATTATTTTATTAGATGATGATGGTAACGAAATTGTATTGCCAAAAAGTGAGCAAATTCGTTCAGATTTTTTCAGAAAAGGAGATTCTGTAAGAGGTGTTATAAAAACGGTAGAGTTAAGAGGAAATAAACCAGCAATTATTTTATCAAGAACAGCCCCAGCGTTTTTAAATAAATTGTTTGAACAAGAAATTCCTGAAGTTTTCGATGGTTTAATTACTGTAGAGAGAGTTGCAAGAATACCAGGTGAAAAAGCAAAAGTAGCGGTAGATTCTTATGATGATAGAATAGACCCTGTTGGAGCTTGTGTTGGTGTAAAAGGATCAAGAATTCATGGTATAGTTCGTGAGCTAGGTAATGAAAATATTGATGTTATCAATTACACTAAAAACGAACAATTGTTTATTTCAAGAGCATTAAGTCCTGCAAAAGTGACTTCAATGGAAATTGAAATGTATGAAGAAGAAAGGAATGGTAAAAAAGGACGTGTAAGCGTACTTTTAAAACCAGAAGAAGTTTCTAAAGCAATTGGTAGAGGTGGTGTTAACATTCGTTTAGCGAGTGAATTAACAGGTTACGAAATAGATGTTAAGAGAGAAGGTCTAGAAGAAGAAGACGTAGAATTAACAGAATTTGGTGATGAAATCGAACCTTGGGTTATTAAAGAATTTAAAAACATTGGTCTAGATACAGCTAGAAGTGTATTAGAAGCTAGTGTAGAAGAGTTGGTTAAGAGAACCGATTTAGAAGAAGAAACTATTTTAGATGTTCAAAGAATTTTGAAAGAAGAATTCGAAGAGTAG